The proteins below come from a single Ruegeria sp. SCSIO 43209 genomic window:
- the trmB gene encoding tRNA (guanosine(46)-N7)-methyltransferase TrmB, translating into MSTKTPQRPRRNFYGRFKGKTLKPSQKTYLSEDLAALSPGAVDWDGNPERDPLDLDGLFRGKPVWLEVGFGGGEHLVHQAQQNPDIGIIGAEPYINGVAMLLGKIRQAGVENLAVHPGDARDLFDVLPEASISRAFLLYPDPWPKTRHHRRRFVTPEHLEPLARALKPGSIFRVATDIPDYVRQTLEEVPRAGFEWLAERPADWREPWDDWISTRYEQKALREGRTPHYLTFRRKD; encoded by the coding sequence ATGAGTACAAAGACCCCACAACGCCCGCGCAGAAATTTTTATGGCCGCTTTAAGGGCAAAACCCTGAAGCCCAGTCAAAAGACTTATCTGTCGGAAGATCTTGCTGCCTTGTCCCCCGGTGCGGTGGATTGGGACGGTAATCCTGAACGCGATCCGCTTGATCTCGACGGTCTATTCAGAGGCAAGCCTGTTTGGCTTGAGGTCGGCTTTGGCGGCGGTGAGCATCTGGTGCATCAGGCTCAGCAAAACCCGGATATCGGCATCATCGGAGCCGAACCCTATATCAATGGTGTTGCGATGCTGTTGGGTAAAATCCGTCAGGCCGGTGTTGAAAACCTTGCCGTACATCCCGGGGACGCGCGAGACTTGTTCGACGTTTTGCCAGAAGCCAGCATATCGCGCGCTTTTCTGCTCTATCCCGATCCATGGCCCAAAACACGGCATCACCGCCGTCGGTTTGTCACACCTGAACACCTGGAGCCCTTGGCGCGCGCGTTAAAGCCAGGGTCGATCTTTCGCGTTGCCACAGACATCCCTGACTATGTGCGCCAAACGCTGGAAGAGGTGCCGCGGGCGGGCTTCGAATGGCTGGCCGAGCGCCCCGCCGACTGGCGTGAGCCGTGGGATGACTGGATTTCCACGCGCTACGAACAGAAGGCGCTGCGCGAAGGCCGTACACCCCATTACCTGACCTTCCGCCGCAAAGACTGA
- the aroA gene encoding 3-phosphoshikimate 1-carboxyvinyltransferase has protein sequence MSGHGTPIPMTSQPCGPLTGTAEVPGDKSISHRSLILGAMAVGETKISGLLEGEDVLDTAKAMRAFGAEVTDHGGGEWSVHGVGVGGFSEPDQVIDCGNSGTGVRLIMGAMATSPITATFTGDASLNKRPMARVTDPLALFGTQSVGRDGGRLPMTIVGAADPTPVRYEVPVPSAQVKSAVLLAGLNAPGKTIVIEKEATRDHSERMLAGFGAEITVEDTDEGRVITLTGRPELKPQVIAVPRDPSSAAFPVCAALITPGSDVLVPGIGLNPTRAGLFTTLREMGADLNYENEREEGGEPVADLRAKYSPNMKGINVPPARAASMIDEYPVLSVVAANATGTTMMGGVKELRVKESDRIDAMARGLRANGVTVNEGDEWWSVDGLGIGGVPGGGTCESFLDHRIAMSFMVMGMGAKKAVSVDDGGPIATSFPIFEPLMAALGAKVERT, from the coding sequence ATGTCCGGACACGGCACGCCCATCCCGATGACGTCGCAGCCTTGCGGCCCGCTGACAGGCACCGCAGAGGTGCCCGGGGACAAGTCGATCTCGCACCGGTCCCTGATCCTGGGGGCAATGGCTGTGGGAGAAACCAAGATATCGGGCCTGCTGGAAGGCGAGGACGTATTGGACACCGCTAAGGCCATGCGTGCCTTTGGAGCCGAAGTAACGGATCATGGCGGTGGCGAATGGTCGGTGCATGGCGTAGGCGTTGGTGGTTTTTCCGAACCAGATCAGGTAATCGATTGTGGCAATTCGGGCACTGGCGTGCGCCTGATCATGGGGGCGATGGCGACTTCTCCGATCACAGCGACCTTCACCGGAGATGCGAGCCTGAACAAACGTCCGATGGCGCGGGTCACCGATCCGCTGGCGCTGTTCGGAACGCAATCTGTCGGCCGAGACGGTGGACGTCTGCCGATGACCATTGTCGGAGCTGCGGACCCCACCCCGGTGCGCTATGAGGTGCCTGTGCCTTCGGCGCAGGTGAAATCCGCCGTTCTGCTGGCAGGGCTGAACGCTCCCGGCAAGACCATCGTGATCGAGAAGGAAGCGACCCGCGATCATTCCGAACGGATGCTTGCGGGCTTTGGTGCCGAAATCACGGTCGAGGACACGGATGAAGGGCGCGTTATCACGCTGACCGGTCGGCCCGAGCTGAAGCCACAAGTCATCGCCGTGCCGCGCGACCCGTCCAGTGCGGCCTTCCCCGTCTGTGCCGCACTGATCACACCGGGCTCGGACGTGTTGGTCCCCGGTATCGGCCTGAACCCGACCCGCGCAGGCCTGTTCACCACGCTGCGCGAAATGGGTGCCGATCTGAACTACGAAAACGAGCGCGAAGAAGGGGGTGAGCCGGTTGCCGATCTGCGTGCAAAATACTCGCCCAACATGAAGGGGATCAATGTCCCGCCCGCGCGCGCGGCGTCGATGATCGATGAATACCCGGTGCTGTCTGTTGTGGCCGCAAATGCGACGGGCACAACAATGATGGGCGGCGTGAAAGAACTGCGCGTCAAGGAAAGTGACCGGATCGACGCAATGGCCCGTGGCCTGCGCGCCAACGGTGTGACCGTGAACGAAGGTGACGAATGGTGGTCAGTCGACGGTCTCGGCATCGGCGGTGTGCCCGGTGGTGGGACCTGCGAAAGCTTCTTGGACCACCGCATTGCCATGTCGTTCATGGTCATGGGGATGGGGGCTAAAAAGGCGGTTTCGGTGGATGACGGCGGACCGATCGCAACGTCGTTCCCGATTTTTGAGCCTTTGATGGCCGCGCTCGGTGCCAAGGTCGAGCGTACATGA
- the cmk gene encoding (d)CMP kinase, producing MRFTVAIDGPAAAGKGTISKGVAAHFGFAHLDTGLLYRAVGRRMLQGDEPVAAAGSLTAEELQQGDLRTAEIAQAASKVAVIPEVRSALVDFQRAFARRAGGAVLDGRDIGTVICPNAEVKLFVTASPEVRAERRYLELSAKGSDVSREQVLADVKERDSRDADRNTAPMKPADDAVQLDTSNLSIEAALARALETIEQNLPAA from the coding sequence ATGAGATTCACCGTAGCTATCGACGGCCCTGCGGCGGCGGGCAAGGGGACGATTTCCAAGGGCGTTGCCGCGCATTTCGGGTTTGCGCATCTGGATACCGGTCTTCTCTATCGCGCGGTGGGGCGTCGTATGCTGCAAGGTGACGAACCGGTTGCAGCGGCAGGGTCCCTGACAGCAGAAGAATTGCAGCAGGGTGATCTGCGTACGGCTGAGATCGCACAGGCGGCCTCGAAAGTTGCGGTCATTCCTGAAGTCCGAAGCGCACTCGTTGATTTTCAGCGGGCGTTTGCCCGTCGCGCCGGAGGCGCCGTGCTGGACGGGCGCGATATTGGAACCGTGATTTGCCCAAACGCTGAGGTCAAACTGTTTGTCACCGCCAGTCCCGAAGTCCGGGCGGAACGGCGATATCTTGAGCTTTCGGCCAAAGGTTCGGACGTGTCACGCGAACAGGTGCTTGCGGATGTCAAAGAGCGTGACTCACGTGACGCGGATCGCAACACTGCGCCGATGAAACCTGCAGATGACGCCGTGCAGCTTGATACGTCAAACCTGAGCATTGAGGCCGCGCTGGCACGGGCGCTCGAAACAATTGAACAGAACCTGCCCGCAGCCTGA
- a CDS encoding YHS domain-containing (seleno)protein, giving the protein MKSLALTALAATLALAAPAFAADEINVSKGLSAAGAPLAAHGVDLVALVNNGNPVEGFANHSATYDGASYYFTSAENLEAFEANPAAYLPQHGGYCSFGVSVGKKFDGDPDQYLFADGKLYLFLNADTRAAFLKDVTGTAKTADDQWTNIKSIAVGEL; this is encoded by the coding sequence ATGAAATCGCTCGCACTTACTGCATTAGCCGCAACTCTGGCCCTGGCAGCTCCGGCTTTTGCCGCAGACGAAATCAACGTCTCCAAAGGCCTGTCGGCGGCTGGTGCACCCCTGGCAGCCCATGGCGTCGATCTGGTCGCGCTTGTCAACAATGGCAATCCGGTCGAAGGCTTCGCCAATCATTCGGCGACTTATGACGGCGCATCCTATTACTTCACCAGCGCGGAAAACCTTGAAGCGTTCGAGGCCAATCCGGCGGCTTACTTGCCCCAGCACGGTGGCTATTGTTCGTTCGGGGTGTCTGTTGGCAAAAAGTTCGACGGCGACCCGGATCAGTACCTGTTCGCAGACGGCAAGCTGTATCTGTTCCTGAATGCTGATACCCGCGCTGCTTTCCTGAAAGACGTCACCGGCACCGCTAAAACCGCAGATGACCAGTGGACCAACATCAAGAGCATCGCAGTTGGTGAATTGTAG
- a CDS encoding tryptophan halogenase family protein yields the protein MNNRLRKITIVGGGTAGWMTALILDMVFSRTSAPKDRPRICLIESPNISTVGVGEATVPRMPVTLRQAGISERDFFHETNASFKLGVKFCNWNNDAKGNRIDYVNPFAHGQLLEGLEAAEYFLRFGNGDRDFTQSISPHDDLARLCKGARPLGAPEFEQRFGYAYHLDAVKFAGMLTKVCAKRGVEHIQDEVQSVELDEQGNVSHLMLERKGRHDIEMVIDCTGFRGLIINQALGEPFMDYSDYLPNDRAMALQIEHPNPEKIESVTRSTALGAGWTWRVPLYNRVGTGYVYSSAHRTDDQAADEYLDWLGDSGKGLTPRVIPMRVGRVRNAWVKNCLAIGLSGGFIEPLESTAIHMIDHAIRWFAEHLPTRDIEPALRNRYNRQMNKLYDEVLDFICLHYRLGNRTDDQYWIDARTEMKIPDRLAENLELWQHRLPMEHDIEFATLFNFRVYQTVLLGKQVYDTGYGEGIRDRLRPLKKPIWFQWWKGAKMDLAQILKTMPDHKTLLRDIRGELEKPAFGKAAMGQPTVAMPGAKPAPVVIENMPNLAEIQSGKKDLQLF from the coding sequence ATGAATAATCGTTTGCGTAAGATCACCATCGTGGGTGGTGGTACGGCGGGTTGGATGACTGCGCTGATCCTGGACATGGTGTTCTCCCGCACGTCAGCACCCAAGGATCGCCCACGCATTTGCTTGATCGAAAGCCCCAACATCTCGACTGTGGGTGTCGGTGAAGCGACGGTGCCGCGTATGCCGGTCACGCTCCGTCAGGCGGGTATCTCAGAGCGGGATTTCTTCCACGAAACCAACGCATCGTTCAAGTTGGGAGTTAAGTTCTGCAATTGGAACAACGACGCCAAGGGCAATCGGATCGACTACGTAAACCCGTTTGCCCATGGTCAATTGCTGGAGGGGTTGGAGGCTGCCGAGTATTTTCTGCGTTTTGGTAACGGGGATCGGGATTTCACGCAGTCAATCTCACCGCATGATGATCTGGCCCGGTTGTGCAAGGGTGCGCGTCCTTTGGGTGCACCTGAATTCGAGCAGCGGTTCGGCTATGCTTATCATCTGGATGCCGTGAAGTTTGCGGGCATGCTAACAAAGGTCTGCGCCAAGCGCGGCGTAGAGCATATTCAAGACGAAGTGCAATCGGTCGAATTGGACGAGCAGGGCAATGTCAGTCACCTGATGTTAGAGCGCAAGGGACGCCATGACATTGAGATGGTCATAGATTGCACCGGCTTCCGGGGGTTGATCATCAATCAAGCGTTGGGCGAGCCGTTCATGGATTACTCGGACTACTTGCCCAACGACCGTGCCATGGCCTTGCAGATCGAGCACCCTAACCCCGAAAAGATCGAAAGCGTTACACGCTCGACCGCGCTTGGTGCGGGTTGGACGTGGCGTGTGCCGCTCTACAATCGTGTAGGTACGGGATATGTGTATTCATCCGCGCATCGGACCGATGATCAGGCGGCGGACGAATATCTTGACTGGTTGGGCGACAGCGGCAAGGGGCTGACACCGCGCGTGATCCCCATGCGTGTTGGTCGTGTCCGCAATGCCTGGGTTAAGAACTGCTTGGCGATCGGTTTGTCTGGTGGATTTATCGAACCGCTTGAAAGTACCGCGATCCACATGATCGATCACGCGATCCGCTGGTTTGCCGAGCATCTGCCGACCCGCGATATCGAGCCCGCGCTGCGCAACCGATATAACCGGCAGATGAACAAGCTTTATGACGAGGTACTGGATTTTATCTGCCTGCACTACCGGTTGGGTAACCGCACCGATGATCAATATTGGATCGACGCCCGCACCGAGATGAAGATTCCGGATCGGTTGGCCGAGAACCTTGAGCTGTGGCAGCATCGTCTGCCGATGGAACACGATATCGAGTTTGCGACGCTGTTCAATTTCCGCGTCTATCAGACGGTTCTTCTGGGCAAACAGGTGTATGATACGGGCTATGGCGAAGGTATCCGTGATCGTCTGCGACCGCTGAAGAAACCGATTTGGTTCCAGTGGTGGAAGGGGGCAAAAATGGACCTTGCGCAGATCCTCAAGACCATGCCGGATCACAAAACCCTGCTGCGAGATATCCGGGGCGAGTTGGAGAAGCCTGCCTTTGGCAAGGCCGCAATGGGGCAGCCGACTGTCGCAATGCCGGGCGCGAAACCGGCACCCGTGGTGATCGAGAACATGCCAAACCTCGCTGAGATTCAAAGCGGCAAGAAGGATCTGCAACTGTTCTAG
- the rpsA gene encoding 30S ribosomal protein S1, with product MANASMEEFEALLNESFEMDTPEEGSVVKGKVLAIEAGQAIIDVGYKMEGRVDLKEFANPGEAPEIAVGDEVEVYLRAAENARGEAVISREMARREEAWDRLEKAYADDQRVEGAIFGRVKGGFTVDLGGAVAFLPGSQVDVRPVRDAGPLMGLKQPFQILKMDRRRGNIVVSRRAILEESRAEQRAEVIGNLSEGQTVEGVVKNITEYGAFVDLGGVDGLLHVTDMAWRRVNHPSEILTIGETIKVQVIKINKETHRISLGMKQLQEDPWDLVAAKYPLGSVHQGRVTNITDYGAFVELEAGVEGLVHVSEMSWTKKNVHPGKIVSTSQEVDVMVLEIDGAKRRVSLGLKQTQRNPWEVFAETHPEGTEVEGEVKNITEFGLFIGLEGDIDGMVHLSDLSWDERGEDAIQNYRKGDMVSAVVSEVDVEKERISLSIKALGGDKFAEAVGGVKRGSVITVEVTAIEDGGIEVEYEGMKSFIRRSDLSRDRAEQRPERFSVGDKVDVRVTNVDSKTRRLGLSIKAREIAEEKEAVEQYGSSDSGASLGDILGAALKSGD from the coding sequence ATGGCTAACGCATCCATGGAGGAATTCGAAGCCCTCCTGAATGAAAGCTTCGAAATGGACACGCCCGAAGAGGGTTCTGTTGTCAAAGGCAAGGTTCTGGCGATCGAAGCCGGCCAAGCCATCATCGACGTAGGCTACAAAATGGAAGGCCGCGTTGATCTGAAAGAATTCGCAAATCCCGGCGAAGCCCCTGAAATCGCTGTAGGCGACGAGGTCGAAGTGTACCTGCGCGCCGCAGAAAACGCCCGTGGCGAAGCCGTCATCTCGCGCGAGATGGCCCGCCGTGAAGAGGCATGGGACCGTCTGGAAAAAGCATATGCCGACGACCAGCGCGTCGAAGGTGCAATCTTTGGTCGCGTCAAAGGTGGCTTCACCGTCGATCTGGGTGGCGCAGTTGCGTTCCTGCCCGGCTCGCAGGTTGACGTTCGCCCCGTGCGCGACGCTGGCCCGCTGATGGGTCTGAAGCAGCCGTTCCAGATTCTGAAAATGGACCGCCGCCGTGGCAACATCGTTGTTTCGCGTCGCGCTATCCTGGAAGAATCGCGTGCCGAACAGCGTGCCGAAGTCATCGGCAACCTGTCCGAAGGTCAGACCGTCGAGGGTGTCGTCAAGAACATCACCGAATACGGTGCATTCGTTGATCTGGGCGGCGTTGACGGCCTGCTGCACGTCACCGACATGGCATGGCGCCGTGTGAACCACCCGTCCGAGATCCTGACGATCGGCGAAACCATCAAGGTTCAGGTCATCAAGATCAACAAAGAGACCCACCGCATCAGCCTGGGCATGAAGCAGCTGCAGGAAGATCCGTGGGATCTGGTTGCTGCGAAATACCCGCTGGGCTCGGTCCATCAGGGTCGCGTCACCAACATCACCGACTACGGCGCGTTCGTCGAGCTGGAAGCCGGTGTCGAAGGTCTGGTTCACGTGTCCGAGATGTCCTGGACCAAGAAAAACGTCCACCCCGGCAAGATCGTTTCGACCAGCCAGGAAGTCGACGTCATGGTTCTGGAAATCGACGGCGCCAAGCGTCGCGTGTCTCTGGGCCTGAAGCAGACCCAGCGCAACCCATGGGAAGTGTTTGCAGAAACGCACCCCGAGGGCACCGAGGTCGAAGGCGAAGTCAAGAACATCACCGAATTCGGTCTGTTCATTGGCCTCGAAGGCGACATCGACGGCATGGTTCACCTGTCCGACCTGTCCTGGGACGAGCGTGGCGAAGATGCGATCCAGAACTACCGCAAAGGCGACATGGTTTCGGCCGTCGTCTCGGAAGTTGACGTTGAGAAAGAGCGTATCTCGCTGTCGATCAAAGCCCTGGGCGGTGACAAGTTCGCTGAAGCCGTGGGCGGCGTGAAGCGTGGTTCGGTCATCACCGTCGAAGTGACCGCGATCGAAGATGGCGGCATCGAGGTCGAGTACGAAGGCATGAAGTCGTTCATCCGACGTTCGGACCTGTCGCGTGACCGTGCTGAGCAGCGCCCCGAGCGTTTCTCGGTCGGCGACAAGGTCGACGTCCGCGTCACCAACGTCGACAGCAAGACCCGCCGTCTGGGCCTGTCGATCAAGGCACGTGAGATCGCCGAAGAGAAAGAGGCCGTGGAACAGTACGGTTCTTCCGACTCGGGCGCGTCGCTGGGTGATATCCTGGGTGCAGCACTGAAGTCGGGCGACTAA
- the ihfB gene encoding integration host factor subunit beta: MIRSELIQKIADENPHLYQRDVERIVNTVFEEVTDAMARGDRVELRGFGAFSVKKRDARVGRNPRTGETVQVEEKCVPFFKTGKLLRDRLNGKA; the protein is encoded by the coding sequence ATGATCCGTTCAGAATTGATTCAGAAAATTGCCGACGAAAACCCGCATCTCTATCAACGCGACGTCGAGCGGATCGTGAATACCGTTTTTGAAGAAGTGACCGACGCCATGGCACGCGGCGACCGCGTAGAGCTGCGCGGTTTCGGCGCGTTTTCGGTGAAAAAGCGTGACGCACGTGTAGGCCGCAATCCCCGCACCGGTGAAACTGTGCAGGTTGAAGAAAAATGTGTTCCATTTTTCAAAACTGGCAAGTTGCTAAGGGACCGTTTGAACGGTAAAGCCTAG
- a CDS encoding LapA family protein, whose protein sequence is MRYIRYAFLAALGIVLVSVSLANRQIVELKLMPDALSELLGFNLSTSLPLFLVVLGGVVAGLVIGFLWEWLREHKHRKDVTVKQGEVRKLEREVKKLKKKQNEGQDDVLAILDEAS, encoded by the coding sequence ATGCGCTACATTCGTTATGCTTTTCTGGCTGCATTGGGGATCGTTCTGGTCTCGGTTTCGCTGGCCAATCGCCAAATTGTTGAACTTAAGCTTATGCCGGATGCTTTGTCCGAGTTGCTGGGGTTCAACCTGTCAACCTCCTTGCCGCTGTTTCTGGTCGTGCTGGGTGGGGTTGTTGCCGGCCTGGTCATCGGCTTCCTGTGGGAATGGCTGCGCGAGCATAAGCACCGCAAGGATGTGACCGTGAAGCAAGGCGAAGTGCGCAAACTTGAGCGTGAAGTTAAGAAGCTCAAGAAAAAGCAGAATGAAGGTCAGGATGATGTGCTGGCCATTCTGGATGAGGCAAGCTGA
- a CDS encoding phosphoribosylanthranilate isomerase — protein MPADIRVKICGLTAPDHVRAAVDAGAGYVGFVFFPKSPRHVEPQTAATLAQEVPAGVAKVALTVNATDEDLDHILSIVPLDMLQLHGKESPERVQQVRDHFGLPVMKAIGVAEAEDLAAIDLYSDVADQLLIDAKPPRNAELPGGNGLSFDWRLLAGRKYWRRPWMLAGGLTPDNVAEAVRMTGAQQVDVSSGVESSPGVKDAGLIRAFIDAAS, from the coding sequence ATGCCCGCTGATATCCGAGTTAAAATCTGCGGCCTGACCGCCCCTGACCACGTGCGCGCTGCTGTGGATGCGGGCGCGGGTTATGTTGGTTTTGTGTTTTTCCCCAAATCCCCGCGGCATGTTGAGCCCCAGACAGCTGCGACATTGGCACAGGAGGTGCCTGCGGGCGTCGCCAAGGTGGCGCTGACAGTGAATGCGACGGACGAGGATTTGGATCACATTCTTTCGATCGTGCCTCTGGATATGTTGCAACTGCATGGCAAAGAAAGTCCTGAGCGTGTGCAGCAAGTGCGAGACCACTTCGGCCTGCCAGTAATGAAGGCCATTGGTGTGGCCGAGGCCGAAGACCTCGCGGCCATCGATCTCTATTCAGATGTGGCGGATCAGCTGTTGATCGACGCAAAGCCACCGCGAAACGCGGAGCTGCCTGGTGGTAACGGTTTGTCTTTTGATTGGCGCCTGCTGGCAGGTCGTAAATACTGGCGTAGGCCATGGATGCTGGCCGGAGGTCTGACCCCTGACAATGTCGCAGAAGCGGTGCGAATGACCGGCGCACAGCAGGTGGATGTCTCATCCGGCGTCGAAAGCTCTCCGGGTGTCAAGGATGCCGGGCTGATCCGCGCCTTTATCGACGCGGCAAGTTGA
- the trpB gene encoding tryptophan synthase subunit beta codes for MANDLFNSFMSGPDEQGRFGIFGGRFVSETLMPLILSLEEEYDKAKDDPTFWAEMDDLWANYVGRPSPLYYAERLTEHLGGAKIYLKRDELNHTGAHKINNVLGQIILARRMGKTRIIAETGAGQHGVATATVCAKFGLKCIVYMGAHDVQRQAPNVFRMRLLGAEVIPVTSGRGTLKDAMNDALRDWVTNVRDTFYCIGTVAGPHPYPAMVRDFQSIIGKEAKEQMQKAEGRLPDTIIAAIGGGSNAMGLFYPFLDDKDVNIIGVEAGGKGVNEKMEHCASLTGGRPGVLHGNRTYLLQDDDGQILEGYSISAGLDYPGIGPEHSWLHDIGRANYVSITDKEALEAFQLCCATEGIIPALEPCHALAHVMKIAPELPKDHLICMNMCGRGDKDVQTVARYLNFDMSDTEGRAAD; via the coding sequence ATGGCCAACGATCTTTTTAATTCCTTCATGTCCGGCCCCGATGAACAAGGCCGCTTTGGCATCTTCGGCGGGCGCTTTGTCAGCGAAACGCTGATGCCGCTGATCCTGTCACTGGAAGAGGAATATGACAAAGCCAAGGATGACCCCACATTTTGGGCCGAGATGGACGATCTGTGGGCAAACTACGTGGGTCGCCCTTCGCCGCTCTACTACGCGGAACGCCTGACCGAACATCTGGGCGGCGCAAAGATTTACTTGAAGCGTGACGAACTGAACCACACCGGCGCGCATAAGATCAACAATGTGCTGGGCCAGATCATTCTGGCGCGGCGCATGGGAAAGACCCGGATCATCGCCGAGACCGGGGCAGGGCAGCACGGCGTGGCCACAGCCACCGTCTGCGCCAAATTCGGCCTGAAGTGCATTGTCTACATGGGTGCCCATGATGTTCAGCGCCAGGCCCCGAACGTGTTCCGCATGCGCCTGCTGGGAGCCGAAGTGATCCCGGTGACATCCGGCAGGGGTACGCTGAAAGATGCGATGAACGACGCTCTGCGCGACTGGGTGACCAATGTGCGCGATACCTTTTACTGCATCGGCACCGTTGCTGGCCCGCATCCTTACCCGGCGATGGTACGCGACTTCCAGTCGATCATCGGCAAGGAAGCCAAGGAACAGATGCAAAAGGCCGAGGGCCGTCTGCCCGACACCATCATCGCCGCCATCGGAGGTGGTTCGAATGCGATGGGCCTGTTCTACCCGTTCCTCGACGACAAGGATGTGAATATCATCGGTGTTGAAGCGGGCGGCAAGGGCGTGAACGAGAAGATGGAGCATTGCGCCTCATTGACTGGAGGTCGTCCGGGCGTGCTGCACGGCAACCGCACCTATCTGCTGCAGGATGATGACGGGCAGATTCTCGAAGGCTATTCGATCTCGGCCGGTCTGGACTATCCGGGCATTGGCCCCGAGCATTCCTGGCTGCACGACATCGGTCGCGCGAACTACGTCTCGATCACGGATAAAGAAGCGCTTGAAGCGTTCCAGTTGTGCTGCGCCACCGAGGGAATCATCCCTGCGCTGGAGCCCTGCCATGCGCTGGCGCATGTTATGAAAATCGCGCCGGAATTGCCCAAGGACCACCTGATCTGCATGAATATGTGTGGCCGGGGGGATAAGGATGTGCAGACCGTCGCACGGTACCTGAACTTTGATATGTCGGATACCGAAGGTCGCGCAGCGGACTGA
- a CDS encoding class I SAM-dependent methyltransferase produces the protein MCSVSSKAGPDRLDQKYDHAAPGWADKMRLLGYFDAYLGFLSSDPQVELGRNALDIGCGTGAFAEARAVIRREGHVTLLEPSARMLQLAGSALQRRGGNAETVQSRLEEFHPASRFDCLLAAHVLEHCVDPIDALRRMRDLAEPGATLWLVVSKPHWCNAIIWFQWRHRTYRPDIVAEMLARSGWDLQAEHGFPTGPPSRTSRGYRAIAI, from the coding sequence ATGTGCAGTGTTTCCTCAAAGGCCGGGCCCGACCGGCTTGATCAGAAATACGATCATGCCGCTCCGGGCTGGGCAGACAAGATGCGTCTGCTGGGGTATTTCGATGCCTATCTGGGTTTTCTGTCCTCGGACCCGCAGGTTGAATTGGGCCGTAACGCACTGGATATCGGGTGCGGTACGGGAGCCTTTGCCGAAGCACGCGCCGTGATCCGGCGCGAAGGGCATGTGACGCTTTTGGAACCTTCGGCCCGAATGCTACAACTGGCAGGGTCAGCGTTGCAACGGCGCGGAGGAAACGCCGAGACTGTCCAATCGCGCTTGGAAGAGTTCCATCCGGCATCCCGTTTTGACTGCCTGTTGGCTGCGCATGTTCTGGAGCATTGCGTTGATCCGATAGATGCTTTGCGCCGCATGCGCGATCTGGCTGAACCGGGTGCAACGCTTTGGTTGGTTGTCAGCAAGCCACATTGGTGTAATGCGATCATCTGGTTCCAATGGCGGCACCGAACCTATCGACCGGATATTGTGGCGGAGATGCTCGCGCGTTCGGGCTGGGATCTGCAGGCCGAGCATGGCTTTCCAACCGGGCCGCCGTCGCGCACGTCTCGCGGATATCGGGCGATCGCCATCTAG
- a CDS encoding DUF2237 family protein produces the protein MQKQDSINVLGGVLAPCSRKPLTGFFRDGACNTCPEDQGSHTVCAVMTAEFLAYSKYVGNDLSTPRPEFDFPGLKPGDRWCLCAGRFLQAHDEGCAPKVHLEATHQRALDIVPLHILKMQRAEDEH, from the coding sequence ATGCAGAAGCAAGACAGCATCAATGTTCTGGGCGGCGTGCTCGCGCCCTGTTCGCGCAAACCATTAACCGGTTTCTTTCGCGACGGTGCCTGCAACACCTGCCCCGAGGATCAGGGAAGCCATACGGTCTGCGCCGTGATGACGGCAGAGTTTCTGGCATATTCGAAATATGTCGGAAATGACCTGAGCACACCCCGGCCTGAATTCGATTTTCCTGGGCTCAAGCCTGGTGATCGCTGGTGCTTGTGTGCGGGGCGCTTTTTGCAAGCCCATGACGAGGGATGCGCGCCCAAGGTGCACCTTGAAGCCACGCACCAGAGGGCGCTGGATATCGTACCTCTCCATATTCTAAAAATGCAGCGCGCTGAAGACGAGCACTAG